One window of Amaranthus tricolor cultivar Red isolate AtriRed21 chromosome 13, ASM2621246v1, whole genome shotgun sequence genomic DNA carries:
- the LOC130798630 gene encoding uncharacterized protein LOC130798630, translated as METTPNHQPQPDQHIAHPNPTHMTIIRIMSKRRTWVSLFVLVYTILLYSSWNMLKAILVWYKATLSPSSPAKGWPAALYASVMLGAVFGVMSMVAALAVAIPAMLVTWITILVLLTFCGRGRKDLVVEGKKLTAEISGVVVKILIKEGNFVAAFCALLGYFMLIRKNSNENDLNS; from the coding sequence ATGGAAACAACCCCAAATCATCAACCCCAACCCGACCAACATATCGCCCACCCAAACCCGACCCATATGACAATCATCCGAATCATGAGCAAAAGACGAACGTGGGTTTCTCTCTTTGTCTTAGTCTACACCATCCTTTTATACTCATCTTGGAACATGCTTAAAGCAATTCTTGTTTGGTATAAAGCAACTCTTTCCCCTTCATCGCCGGCGAAAGGGTGGCCGGCGGCTTTATACGCGTCAGTGATGTTGGGTGCTGTGTTTGGAGTCATGTCAATGGTGGCGGCGTTGGCGGTGGCGATTCCGGCGATGCTGGTTACATGGATTACTATCCTTGTATTGCTTACCTTTTGTGGGAGAGGAAGGAAAGATCTTGTGGTAGAAGGGAAGAAATTAACGGCTGAGATTTCTGGGGTTGTGGTTAAGATCTTGATTAAAGAAGGGAATTTTGTTGCTGCATTTTGTGCTCTTTTGGGTTATTTTATGCTTATTAGGAAAAATTCCAATGAGAATGATCTCAATTCATGA
- the LOC130797993 gene encoding uncharacterized protein LOC130797993 isoform X2 produces the protein MASREGECLVDIEYGGTTSEEEGKTSIRAQGGVASYNGLTTNVTEMDLRDSLLKPSDIGGRGVDLPIEKRLGGEEVRDLAVLLEKKNPNEHRKKVGLKNASKPPRPPNGPLLFPSDLKLVKEFSELAARKRARIERIKAFRKMKEAKRPASGSSITALVITVLFFLIIVFQGVFSGNSLARKFQGSPAAAAANEGLISIHVFNNAPTYAMNQPISLSPDSSEMASGSIPLVQDGRDAG, from the exons ATGGCTTCTAGAGAAGGGGAGTGTTTGGTTGATATTGAATATGGTGGCACTACCTCAGAGGAAGAGGGGAAAACGTCGATTAGGGCGCAAGGCGGGGTTGCAAGCTATAATGGATTGACAACCAATGTCACTGAGATGGATTTAAGGGATAGTTTGTTGAAACCGAGTGATATTGGCGGTCGGGGCGTAGATTTACCTATTGAAAAACGTTTGGGAGGTGAAGAAGTTAGAGACCTTGCTGTTCTTTTAGAGAAGAAGAATCCGAATGAGCATAGGAAAAAGGTGGGGTTGAAGAATGCTTCGAAACCGCCTCGGCCTCCTAATGGTCCATTGTTGTTTCCATCTGACCTGAAATTGGTGAAGGAGTTTTCAGAGCTTGCTGCGAGGAAACGGGCTAGAATTGAACGGATTAAAGCGTTTAGGAAGATGAAAGAAGCTAAGCGACCTGCTTCTGGTAGTAGCATAACTGCACTGGTGATAACTGTTCTGTTCTTCCTCATTATAGTCTTTCAAG GTGTATTCTCTGGAAATAGCTTAGCTAGGAAATTTCAGGGATCTCCTGCAGCAGCTGCAGCAAACGAGGGTTTGATTTCGATTCATGTTTTCAACAATGCTCCGACATATGCGATGAATCAACCCATTTCTCTGTCGCCCGA TTCTTCGGAGATGGCTTCTGGTTCGATTCCTCTGGTTCAAGACGGTAGGGATGCCGGATAG
- the LOC130798317 gene encoding cytochrome P450 86A22-like — protein sequence MEPFTVLLILAIISAYVIWFKSIVRPLRGPRVWPLVGSLPGLIANGKCMHEWIAENLRSCGGTYQTCICALPFLAGKQGLVTVTCDPRNLEHILKTKFDNYPKGPTWQAVFHDLLGEGIFNSDGNTWLFQRKTAALEFTTRTLRQAMGQWVNQAIKTRFVPILEEAQVKGTSVDLQDLLLRLTFDNICGLAFGRDPQTLQLGLPENGFALAFDQATEATLQRFILPEFIWRFRKWLGLGMEVTLRESVAHVDKYLTNIINTRKHELTSQQEKKVPDDLLSRFMKKSTSYSDKFLKKVVLNFILAGRDTSSVALSWFFWLVSYHPCVEEKILMEICTVLMETRGNDISKWTDGPLEFEEVDRLIYLKAALSETLRLYPSVPEDSKHVVADDVLPDGTFVPAGSAITYSIYSAGRMKFTWGEDCLEFKPERWLSSDGKKIELNDSFKFVSFNAGPRICLGKDLAYLQMKSIAASVLLRHRLNVAQGHKVEQKMSLTLFMKNGLVMDVHPRDLSHVVAKINKNITKTAK from the coding sequence ATGGAACCTTTTACCGTGTTACTAATATTAGCCATCATTTCGGCGTATGTAATATGGTTCAAATCAATTGTACGGCCACTTCGCGGTCCACGAGTGTGGCCATTAGTTGGTAGTTTACCGGGATTGATCGCAAATGGAAAATGTATGCATGAATGGATCGCTGAGAATCTCCGTTCATGTGGTGGTACGTACCAGACTTGTATTTGTGCACTTCCATTTTTGGCAGGTAAACAAGGTCTGGTAACTGTAACATGTGATCCACGTAATCTTGAACATATTctcaaaacaaaatttgataATTACCCAAAAGGTCCCACATGGCAAGCAGTTTTCCATGATTTACTTGGTGAagggattttcaattctgatgGTAATACATGGTTATTTCAGAGGAAAACCGCTGCCCTAGAATTTACAACACGTACACTAAGACAAGCAATGGGTCAATGGGTGAATCAAGCTATAAAAACAAGATTTGTACCCATTTTAGAAGAGGCACAAGTTAAGGGTACATCAGTTGATCTACAAGACTTGTTGCTTAGGCTTACTTTTGATAATATTTGTGGTTTGGCTTTTGGGAGGGACCCACAAACACTTCAACTAGGGTTACCTGAAAATGGGTTTGCATTGGCTTTTGATCAAGCTACCGAAGCTACACTACAAAGGTTTATTTTGCCTGAGTTTATTTGGAGGTTTAGGAAATGGCTTGGGCTTGGTATGGAGGTTACTTTGAGGGAGAGTGTTGCACATGTGGATAAGTATTTGACTAATATTATTAATACACGTAAGCATGAGTTGACTAGTCAGCAGGAAAAGAAGGTCCCTGATGATTTGTTGTCAAGGTTTATGAAGAAATCTACATCCTATTCAGATAAGTTTCTTAAAAAGGTTGTACTTAATTTTATCTTAGCTGGACGAGACACGTCCTCTGTGGCACTTAGCTGGTTTTTTTGGTTAGTTAGTTATCATCCATGTGTGGAAGAAAAGATTCTGATGGAAATTTGCACCGTCTTGATGGAGACACGTGGAAATGATATCTCGAAGTGGACTGACGGTCCGTTGGAGTTTGAAGAAGTTGATCGATTGATATATCTTAAGGCAGCACTATCCGAGACACTTAGGCTGTACCCTTCTGTACCAGAAGATTCTAAGCATGTTGTGGCTGATGACGTGCTTCCAGATGGCACATTCGTACCAGCTGGATCCGCCATCACATACTCAATATACTCAGCAGGGCGTATGAAGTTCACATGGGGGGAAGATTGTTTAGAATTCAAACCTGAAAGATGGTTATCATCAGACGGTAAGAAAATAGAACTAAACGACTCATTCAAATTTGTCTCGTTCAATGCAGGTCCAAGGATTTGCCTAGGGAAAGACTTAGCCTACCTCCAAATGAAATCAATAGCCGCATCCGTCCTACTCCGACACCGACTAAACGTGGCACAAGGCCACAAGGTAGAACAAAAAATGTCATTGACACTATTCATGAAAAATGGGTTAGTGATGGATGTTCACCCTAGGGATTTGTCACATGTAGTTGCCAAAATTAACAAGAACATTACCAAGACGGCTAAATAA
- the LOC130797993 gene encoding uncharacterized protein LOC130797993 isoform X1, which yields MASREGECLVDIEYGGTTSEEEGKTSIRAQGGVASYNGLTTNVTEMDLRDSLLKPSDIGGRGVDLPIEKRLGGEEVRDLAVLLEKKNPNEHRKKVGLKNASKPPRPPNGPLLFPSDLKLVKEFSELAARKRARIERIKAFRKMKEAKRPASGSSITALVITVLFFLIIVFQGFDLAGVFSGNSLARKFQGSPAAAAANEGLISIHVFNNAPTYAMNQPISLSPDSSEMASGSIPLVQDGRDAG from the exons ATGGCTTCTAGAGAAGGGGAGTGTTTGGTTGATATTGAATATGGTGGCACTACCTCAGAGGAAGAGGGGAAAACGTCGATTAGGGCGCAAGGCGGGGTTGCAAGCTATAATGGATTGACAACCAATGTCACTGAGATGGATTTAAGGGATAGTTTGTTGAAACCGAGTGATATTGGCGGTCGGGGCGTAGATTTACCTATTGAAAAACGTTTGGGAGGTGAAGAAGTTAGAGACCTTGCTGTTCTTTTAGAGAAGAAGAATCCGAATGAGCATAGGAAAAAGGTGGGGTTGAAGAATGCTTCGAAACCGCCTCGGCCTCCTAATGGTCCATTGTTGTTTCCATCTGACCTGAAATTGGTGAAGGAGTTTTCAGAGCTTGCTGCGAGGAAACGGGCTAGAATTGAACGGATTAAAGCGTTTAGGAAGATGAAAGAAGCTAAGCGACCTGCTTCTGGTAGTAGCATAACTGCACTGGTGATAACTGTTCTGTTCTTCCTCATTATAGTCTTTCAAG GATTTGATCTTGCAGGTGTATTCTCTGGAAATAGCTTAGCTAGGAAATTTCAGGGATCTCCTGCAGCAGCTGCAGCAAACGAGGGTTTGATTTCGATTCATGTTTTCAACAATGCTCCGACATATGCGATGAATCAACCCATTTCTCTGTCGCCCGA TTCTTCGGAGATGGCTTCTGGTTCGATTCCTCTGGTTCAAGACGGTAGGGATGCCGGATAG